The following DNA comes from Cryptococcus deuterogattii R265 chromosome 2, complete sequence.
TCTTCGGGTGATTAGCATCCCTCGATGCCGCAAGATATTCTTCGATGACATTTCAAAATCGCCCAGTTTGATTAGCCAACTCTGTCAAGAACTACTCCTCCAATTTGGAAATGTTCACCATGTCCTAGTTAGCCGCGGGGCCACAAGCAAGCCCCAAAGCTCGCAGTCTTCGCCAGTCGCTTCTAGTACTATATCCACCACGGCCGATGAAAGAAAAATCCCTGTTCGCCAAGCTGACATCTTCAGACCTCTAGCCAAGCCCAAGTCGACTATCAACCTAAAGAGCGTTCTTGATGGTCCCATTCAAGCGAGtactccttctcctgtcGTCAAACTTACCCAGGCTGGCACTTTGGCCATAAAACATGTTGAGAGTGTCCAAGATCAGGTAGTCGGACGGATCGAAGGGAATCCGGTCGGAGATGCCATCGTCAGTGAAGCGAAGGGTGCGAGGAAAAATGTGAATGAATGGGcagggaaggaatggggaagaaggtccGTGAGGTCTGTTTTGGGCGAAGTTCTCGTTGCACAACGAGTTATTGAGAGTGAGTAATTTCTGGCTTTGAATGTTTCTAGTTGCGCTGACTTCTGGACCTAGTCCTAGTTATCCTTTCAGTCGCCTCAATTGAGGAGGATACATATGGAAACGTCCAACAAGTGTTACCTGCTATTTTGGAGGCCATTGTCAGGTTCCGTGACGCAATTTTCGCACTTGAGGCGCAATTGCTTGTCCAGACTAGATTACTTGGTCCCGCTCAAAGTGGTGCAGTGGACGAGATAAAGAAAGACCTCCATGTAGCCATTAGTTGTAAGTAAACCATCAGCGCCCGGGGCCTGTAAAGCTGCACTCTTACGCTTAACATTAGCATGTGACAAAGCAGTGAAGAGAATAGCGGACATTTTCGGACAGAGCCTTTCGGCCTTCAAATTCCCTCCTTCCGTCGCTTATGGTTTGGGTGAGATTTGTAAAGGTTAATCCTCTGCAACTGCTAGAATCAAATTAGTCCAGACATCATAGCCATACGGCATATGCAAAACATTATATCGTACGACTGACTCACGATAAGCTTGCGCCAGAAGTTCTCTAGATATCTATAATTGTTCAATTTGCGTACAGTGGACTTTGatattatttattatcaCACTTCTTTCGCGGCTCATGACCCTAAAGTGAATGCCTTCTGACTCGTTAGCAGGATCCgcatccatcttctctttctcataGGCTTAGTTTCGTATATTGTTTAACAGGATCCAGCAAGCCTCCATTTGgctaaaaaaaaaatacgGTTCCAACCCAAGGTATgttctcttcaactttgcCATCCCTTACGAgcattttcctctcttgTTTTACCAGCGATGAGATATCTAACAGGCCGTTTTTGCCATTTACATCATCGTTAACCCCACTAATGATTCCAGACTCCCTCAAGAAAGAATGCTGATGTCATTTGAATATCTGGGACTTGGGCCAGCGGTGTATCCTTCTCTGTCTACGAAGAAAGATAAAGGATCCCAATGAGTACGGTTCTGGTTCAAGAGCCAAATGATAATGTCGAGGTGTGATAAGGGATTACGAGACGTTGTATACTTCTGCTGTTGGCTTCCTCGactgggagatgatggccAGAAGTTGAGGGGGAGGACAAGGGGACGGGGGATCCACCTAAAATTAAATAAATGACAGAACACGCCAGTCGGAATATGGGTTATTGAGATGAACGCTGAGATTCGTAGGCAcgcggaagaagggatcCCATAACATAATCACATAGGAGTAGCAGCAACTTTTATGTGGGCCAATTGATTGCCGAGCGAGCATGTCGACTACTGATATTACTATGCATAAACAAAAAGCAGTCCGGTTAAAATTGACAGTAAATATTCGATACTCGTAAATATTACTTGTAAATTAGTGTCAATCTTATCTATTATTGTATTTTTGCGATGATTGAGCCCCCTCGGATCATCGGCCCTTGTCGGAGACCAGCCATTGTCCGTCGCGGGGCATGTGGCTTGTTAGGGTGCGGCTTGTATGGAGCCTAACTCGCGTCGTAATACATCTCAGATTGTACGCAGCAAATTACTGTAAGAACGTCCCAGCATTGAGATACAGCCATCAAAAATGGCCTACgtccccctcccctccaGGCCTAATCAGCGAGTAGTCATCGTCGGCGCAGGCATCGTTGGCAGTTGCATTGCTGCTATCCTTTCTGAGCGTTTGGGTCCCAACATCGTGCTGGTTGACCGCGACATTCGAGAGCTTCCAGGCTCTACAGGCCACGCTCCTGGCTTCGTCGGACAGTACAATGAAATTCCCATCCTCACGGAACTTGCCAAGCGATCAGTCAAGTACTACTTGAACATTGATGGAGGCTTCGAGCAAGTTGGGGGGTTAGAAGTAGGCGAAGgtttggaaaagaggtttgAGGGAGCGCAAAAAGAAGGATTGGGAGCCAAGATGCTcaacaaggaagagatcCTGCAGATGGCTGGGGCATTCGTGCGGGACGACATCCCAGACGGTTCTGCCGGTGTCCTGTTCCCCTCTGACGGCACAGCAAATGCAATCACCATCACATACAATCAACAGCACAAGGCAGCATCCAATGGCGCTACTTTGCTCAATGCCGATGTAAAGTCTATTACTGAAGCAAGGAATGGCAACGGTCGTATCCTTCAAACCTCTCGAGGCCGAATCGATTGCCATACCGTCATACTCTGCACCGGCATTTGGGCTTCTCAACTTTACTCCGGCTTCACTGAGACGGTAGTCTCTGTTGCTCATCCATATTCAtattctcttcccaacaaTCACCAGTCTAAAACGCCTTTCATTCGCTGGCCCTCAGAGCATGTATACGCCAGAGACCATGGCaggatggatggattggGGTCTTACGCCCACACTGCTGTCCATGTACGCAGCGACCAAATCGGGGAAGCTGCCTATGGTCAATGGGAGCCTTCATTTGATGATGTTCTCAAGAAAGCctactctcttctcccagaAGAAACTTCAGAAAGATTTAAGGGAGGTCAAAAGTTTAACGGTCTCTTCTCTGTCACACCCGACGGACTGCCGTTGGTAGgaaagattgaagatggttTGTGGTGTGCTGTGGCGATTTGGGTGACCCACGCGGCCGGATGTGCTGGTCTTTTGGCGGATATGTTCCTGGGAACTGCagacgagaaggatgtcGAACTGCGAAAGGCTTTGGATCCCAAGAGATTTGAGGGGGAGGGACTGGAAAGCAAAGCGTTGGCAAAGTACAATGATATATACAATATGGCCACTTAAGAGGCAGAACGAAAGGAATTCAAACACTGAATTT
Coding sequences within:
- a CDS encoding N,N-dimethylglycine oxidase is translated as MAYVPLPSRPNQRVVIVGAGIVGSCIAAILSERLGPNIVLVDRDIRELPGSTGHAPGFVGQYNEIPILTELAKRSVKYYLNIDGGFEQVGGLEVGEGLEKRFEGAQKEGLGAKMLNKEEILQMAGAFVRDDIPDGSAGVLFPSDGTANAITITYNQQHKAASNGATLLNADVKSITEARNGNGRILQTSRGRIDCHTVILCTGIWASQLYSGFTETVVSVAHPYSYSLPNNHQSKTPFIRWPSEHVYARDHGRMDGLGSYAHTAVHVRSDQIGEAAYGQWEPSFDDVLKKAYSLLPEETSERFKGGQKFNGLFSVTPDGLPLVGKIEDGLWCAVAIWVTHAAGCAGLLADMFLGTADEKDVELRKALDPKRFEGEGLESKALAKYNDIYNMAT